One window of Natrinema sp. SYSU A 869 genomic DNA carries:
- a CDS encoding MBL fold metallo-hydrolase: MTEISPTELSDRLRDDEDVLVLDIRHRDDYEEWHIPDSTNVDVYDELSADPETATDAFEDLPDVKEIATVCAAGIISQTATDLLREMGYNARTLTDGMNGWSRVHRSAPVPTDLDGTLVQVARPGKGCLSHVLISDGEAAVFDPSHYLDEYDAILDEHDADLIGVFDTHAHADHVSGGAELAERHDVPYTLHPKDALAIDATPTEDGQRIEVGTVDVEVIHTPGHSDGSVSFDVDGEALITGDTLFHESVGRVELGVEAGIEESDIEANAATLYESLQRLLDRPDDAVVLPAHDPGSPEPPVIATLGDVKERNEDLGRDREEFIETLASDIPDHPPNFERVKRTNVGQEDVPDEELSELELGPNRCAAE; encoded by the coding sequence ATGACGGAAATCAGTCCGACCGAACTCAGTGATCGGTTACGCGACGACGAAGACGTACTCGTGCTCGATATCCGCCACCGGGACGACTACGAGGAGTGGCACATTCCCGACAGCACCAACGTCGACGTCTACGACGAACTGTCCGCCGACCCGGAGACGGCGACGGATGCCTTCGAAGACCTTCCGGACGTGAAAGAGATCGCCACTGTCTGTGCTGCGGGGATCATTTCGCAGACAGCAACAGATCTTCTTCGAGAGATGGGCTACAACGCCAGGACGCTCACCGACGGCATGAACGGGTGGAGTCGCGTTCACCGGAGCGCCCCCGTCCCGACCGACCTCGACGGAACGCTCGTTCAGGTCGCCCGTCCCGGGAAGGGCTGTCTCTCGCACGTCCTGATCTCCGACGGCGAAGCCGCCGTGTTCGATCCCTCCCACTACCTCGACGAGTACGATGCAATCCTCGACGAGCACGACGCCGACCTCATCGGTGTCTTCGACACGCACGCACACGCTGACCACGTCTCCGGTGGTGCGGAACTCGCCGAGCGTCACGACGTTCCATACACCCTCCATCCGAAGGATGCGCTCGCTATCGACGCGACTCCGACTGAAGACGGACAGCGGATCGAAGTCGGGACCGTCGACGTCGAGGTCATCCACACGCCGGGACACAGCGATGGCAGCGTCTCGTTCGACGTCGACGGCGAGGCGCTCATCACGGGCGATACGCTCTTCCACGAGAGCGTCGGCCGCGTCGAACTCGGCGTCGAAGCCGGTATCGAAGAGTCCGACATCGAAGCCAACGCCGCGACGCTCTACGAGAGCCTCCAGCGCCTGCTGGACCGTCCAGACGATGCGGTCGTCCTCCCGGCACACGACCCCGGATCACCCGAGCCACCGGTGATTGCGACACTCGGTGACGTCAAAGAACGAAACGAGGACCTCGGGCGTGACCGCGAGGAGTTCATCGAGACGCTCGCCTCGGACATCCCGGACCATCCACCGAACTTCGAGCGCGTCAAGCGTACGAACGTCGGGCAGGAGGACGTCCCCGACGAAGAACTGTCCGAGCTCGAACTGGGCCCTAACCGCTGTGCGGCCGAGTAA
- a CDS encoding helix-turn-helix domain-containing protein — MSLYEASFRLKHECPYREISERYPVLTIREWYLSDCQVLEITSAEAPTDDLLEEVNGIGTVLHKSIDDSGLHVVTQSCLCSLEESILERFEAHNCLYQPPTIHRQGWEHYTVIAFDESDVRALVQDLEADRNIELLSKTAITEQQIPHSMLAPVDRLFEDLTDRQLAALQLALENGYYEQPRQTSLRELASQTSVARSTYEEHLRKAENKFLTNAGTYLRLVMSGSAANPLQAGRSGTSEQSAD, encoded by the coding sequence ATGAGTCTGTACGAGGCCTCGTTCCGATTGAAGCACGAGTGTCCCTACCGGGAGATCTCGGAACGCTATCCGGTCCTCACTATTCGAGAGTGGTACCTGAGCGACTGTCAGGTGCTCGAGATCACCTCCGCGGAGGCACCGACCGATGACCTGCTCGAGGAGGTCAACGGGATCGGAACAGTCCTCCACAAGTCGATCGATGATTCGGGACTCCATGTCGTCACCCAATCCTGCCTCTGTTCGCTCGAGGAGTCTATCTTGGAGCGGTTCGAGGCGCACAATTGTCTCTACCAGCCCCCGACGATTCACCGTCAGGGCTGGGAGCATTATACGGTGATTGCGTTCGACGAAAGCGACGTTCGGGCGCTGGTTCAGGATCTCGAGGCGGATCGGAATATCGAACTGCTTTCCAAGACCGCGATCACGGAGCAACAAATCCCGCATAGCATGTTGGCGCCGGTCGATCGACTCTTCGAGGACCTTACCGACCGCCAACTGGCAGCGTTACAGTTGGCACTGGAGAACGGATACTACGAACAGCCGCGGCAGACGTCGCTTCGAGAACTGGCCTCGCAGACGTCGGTGGCCCGCTCGACCTACGAGGAACACCTCCGGAAGGCGGAGAACAAGTTCCTGACGAACGCTGGCACGTATCTGCGATTGGTGATGTCGGGGTCGGCAGCGAATCCGCTGCAAGCGGGTCGGTCGGGAACGTCCGAACAGAGCGCTGACTGA
- a CDS encoding pyridoxamine 5'-phosphate oxidase family protein, which translates to MDRIELVYTFGMDDTELEDHLERTDTGALALAADSAAYAFPIAHYYEDETLYVRLSTDGSSTKCRASTILIPLNEEGIFSESRQ; encoded by the coding sequence ATGGATCGAATCGAGCTCGTCTACACGTTCGGGATGGACGATACAGAACTCGAGGACCACCTCGAACGTACTGACACTGGTGCCCTCGCACTCGCAGCCGACAGCGCCGCGTACGCGTTTCCCATCGCTCACTACTACGAGGACGAGACGCTGTACGTCCGCTTGTCGACCGACGGATCGAGTACGAAGTGTCGTGCCTCGACGATACTGATTCCACTCAACGAGGAGGGCATCTTCTCGGAGTCTCGCCAGTGA